The stretch of DNA AAGGTATCTGCGAGCCGCTCGACGCGCTGGCGTAGCAACCCATGCGCATCGTCCGTGAGCGCGTACTCGTTCGTTCGCTTGTCGAATGCGGACTTCTCGACGAGCCCGCGCTCAACGAGCGTATCGAGGTTCGAGTACAGCCGTCCGTGATTTACCTCACCGTATTGGGGCTCGAGGAGCCGCTTGATCGCGAGCCCGTAACTGATCTCGTCGTCGTGCTCGAGGCGAGCGATCGCCTCCAGGGTGTCACGCTGGAACCCGGTGAGATCACCCCACGTCGTGCCGCCGTCGGCCTCGATTCGCTGGTCAGAAACGATCGATACGTCTGTCGTGTCGGGGCTTTCAAGACCCCGCGAACTGTCGTCGTACATGGCTTGCGTGCCTGGTTCACGCGAGCCGCGCGGACCCGGTGTCCCTAGCACCGGACCGCATTTTCCAAATGGGCCCGACGGACAGTCGGACCCGCGTGAAACTCGCGTTATCAGACTAGTCCCAACTCTACCACAATAAATCCTTCTACAGAATAGTAGAATAAGATGTTCTATATTGTATAGCTTGACCAATATTTCGAACGAGGTAAGAACCCCCTCGAAAACCCTTCTGTAATGAGAAAACCCGGTAGCTGGATGCAGAATCCGACTGACGAGAGGATTCTGGAAGTTCTCGGCACTGGGTTGGAACTGGGCCCGACGACCATTGCGAGAAATATTGATCGTCACAGGACAGGTGTGAATCGGCGGTTGTCGACGTTGGTCGAGTATGGGCTCGTAAAAAAAGTCGATGAAGGGTACTACGAGATCACTGATGCCGGCGAACGATACCTCGCTGGAGAACTCGATGCCGACGATCTCGAGTCGGCCGAGGACTGAATTACTCACGTTTCGACCCCCTCGAGTCCGATCCGTCGGAGTAACGGCTCGAGCCAGCTGGGAATTTCGTCGTCGACGCGCTGGCCGTTCGCGTTCAGCGTCATAATTAGGCCAGCGGTCTGGTTCTGGACTGCAAGAACCCAGTGCCGTCCACCTTCAACGCGAACATCGACCCGTTTCTTGTTCTCTGGCGACCCGGTGATCTCGACGTCGACGAATCGACCGTCTTCGAGTTCTCTACGCAACCGTGATTCGCTCGACCTCTGGTGGTCTGTTTGAACAGACATGAATGGGCGAAGGTAATGGCTATTGATAAGATCAGAGCGGAGATGAACGGAAAGCAGCCGAAAATGGCTCTCGAACCCGTTAACAAGCGGTACACGGACTCTATTCCGGTGAGCGGAAAATGGACGGAATGAACGGAAAACTCAGAAGTCGGGGACGGCGTAGACCTTCCCTCTCCCACTTCCGTTCGATTCGATCAGTCCGTACTTCTCCTCGAGGTTCGCGAGGTACCGTCGACGGGTGCTCTTCGCCTTCGGATTGTGCGCGCGCTGTTCGTAGGTCTCGTGCAACTGCGTGCCGGAGACTTCTCTCGCCGATTCGATGATGTCGTAGAGTAACCGCTTGTGCGTCCCGAGGTCTTCGACGCGCTCGAGGTGGATTTCTTCCAGAGCGGCGGTGCGAATCTCGCCGACGGTGCTGGTCGTGATCTGCGAGCGATCACTGTCCATTGAGACGGCCTTCGCGGCGCTACGGAGGATGCCGATCGCCTCGCGAGCATCTCCTGCAGCAACGTCAGCAATGTAGTCGATTGCGTCGGTAGAGATCGTTCCCGGCCGTAGTCCGGCACGGATACGAGCTTGGAGAATATCGACCAACTGCGTGTGCGTAAACCGGTCAAGTGTGATCGTCTCCGCGCTTCGGAGTCGACTCCGAACGCGAGAATCGAGGTGTGCGAAAAGGTCGTCCTCGCCGATCGTGATGGCGACGATCGTTACATTTGGAATCTCATAGAGCGCCTGAAGTGTTGTGTCGTCCTCGAGGACGTCGACCTCGTCGACGATCGCGACGACGCGCTTGTCGCTCTCGCGAAGTCGGTCGACGAACGCGCTCGTCGGCGAGCCCAACTTCTTGAGGTTCGCTCCGAGATCCGCATCGCGCATGATCCCGTGGAGTACCTCGGCTTTCGACGACCCGGAAATACAGTTGTGGTATCCCCAGCGGAAATCGAGCGTCTCGCGCTCGAGTTCGCGAACGACGAATCTCGCGAGGGTCGTCTTCCCCGTGCCACTCGGCCCGAAGATGAGAACGTTCTCGCCCATATCTCCGTCAGCGATGGGCCGGAGCGCGTCAGCCAACTGCTCAATCTTGGCGTCCCGGTGATAGAGATCGCTCGGGATATGAGACGGCCGGAGGGCTCGTGCATTCGTAATCATTAACGGTAGTTATTAATAGACCTATTAATTCCTGTCGGGTTAGATGTGTTATGAGCATTCTGTTTGTATGAATTACCAGAACTAGTTATCAATACAGATGATCAGAGAAAGAATCAAATTGGTCGACTGATATTAGCGACCAATGAGACGACGTATGTTCTTAGCAGGTGTCGGATCTAGTTCAATAGTCGGACTAAGTGGGTGTGCAGCCCTTAGCGATGATAAAGAGAAAGAAGAAGAGCTTGTAGAAAATTACTCTACGGCTCTCGACCTTTTTGAAGAAGGATTTGATGCGCTCAAAACAGGCCGAGATTATATGCAAGATCTTGAACATAGGGAAGCAGAGATTTGGTTTAATCAGGCAGACAATACTGTCGATGACGGACAAGAAGTATGGGACGATATGACAGAATTAGCCGCGGAAGCCGGTGTCTCTCAGGATGACTTCCGCCAAATGTTGGATTTAGAAAGTGCAAGGATGGCATTAGGGTCTGCAGTTGCTTCACATAAATCTGCAGTCCAAAATACGGATGATGGAGAAGAACTCCCACCATACACAGAAGAGTTAGCGACGGAAGACTATGTTGAAGTTCAGGAAGTAAATTATCTATCGGTAAACGAAGTCAAAGACCTTCTGTAAGTACCACTACCTTAAGATGCACGGAGATACAATCACGCAGCCGACCGGGCGCGTGCCCGAACTGATCCGCCGCGGAGATCGCGGGGACTCTCAACGCCGACGAGATGCCCAACAAGTATCAGTCAATTAAATTATCAGCGAATAGCAGTTCTTCTCAACCATAATATAGGAGTCATTTAGCAAGACCCGTACTCGTTCACCGTACGAATCAAAACCATATCATCAATAGAATTATTAATCAAGGATATAATTTCTTTGCTATGTCTATCCAGAATATGAGATATATGAAAAGACGGATAGCACCACACTTAGACTGGTTCACTACGATCACGATGGTTTTCTTGGTTGGTATTGGTATCTATTCTTGGTTTCAACCTCGTTTTTTGGGACTTCCTCAAATGGGTAGCTCTACTGCTGTCGCGATAATTTCTGGACTAACGGTTGGCTTGGCTGTTCACAGGCTAAGACGACCAAAAGAAGTAGAACAACCGTCTGTTAAACAAACGTTCAACTGGTCAGACCACACTAATATTGCTGATTTCGGTTTGAAAAATTATGGTAATGGGACAGCACACTATATACAAATCGAAGTGACAAATGCTAATTCGGGAAAGGAATTATTCAGTTTAAAACCTCGTGAACCTCCAGTTCACTTGGAAGAAGACGAGTTTTTTGGATTTATGTACGACAGAAGATCTGAAGATGATAGACTGTTAGCCGAAATTAGAGAGAAGAAAGAAATTGATGGAATGGTACATATCTATTATAGTTTTGTATCATCTATGGGTTCTCGAGCACCACCAGAGGCCTATTCAGAGCGTCCAGATGAATATGTCCTTGATAATGTTGTAGAAGTAGCAAAGATGGAACCTCGACGAATGGAGCTCAAAAGGATACAATCCCTCTGCAGAGATTAGATTAAAATTCATTCTCTCTAAGGACGTCAGGAGCATTCATTATTTTGATTACATCTCGACCCCATCGACAAGCTCAAGCCTCCATTGGCCGTCGTCAATGTGACGGATGTGGACGTGATGTTCGCCGTCGATCTCGCCGTCCTCGTTGAGCAGTCCCTCGAGTCGGAGATCGTCTTTCGGCAGTGTCACACCGGCAGAGTTCTGATCTAACTGTCTGAGTTTATTCAGCGCCATATGAAGAGGCGGGCAACCCGCCTTGGCATAAAGATTGTTGAACCCCGGTTTTGCTGACTTTTTCGGCGAGCGGCGATGCCACCGGCCGTATGGCACTTAGCCTACCACAAAACGCTGTGCCGAACGCGGTACGGCGTGAAGACGGAATCGACTTGATCGACAGCGTGCTCGCACCGCTGTTCGTGCTCGCGACGTTCTCTGTCGCGGCGGTCGGCACGTTCAGTCTGAACGAGCCGTTCAACACGGGCTTTGCCGGCGTCCTGTACTCGTCGCACGGCACCGAGATCACCTACGGCTTTGTGGTCTCGATCGTCACGGTCGTCACGGCCTGGGTCACGAACGGCCAGACGACCATCGACGACTACACCGACATGGAAACGGTCGTCCTGCTGCTGATGTTCATCCTGAATATCCTCTCGGCGCTCGTACCGGCCGTCGCCGTCACCCTCGAGTCGACGTGGCCGCTGGGCTGGTTCATGGTGTTCCTGAACGGAGCCGGCTTCTACCTCATCGCCTACAAGTAGGTGGTTCGGGATATGAACGACCACTCGTCGACGGCGAAACGAATCGGCTTTCTGCTACTACTCGCCGCGGTCGTTACCGTGGGACTCGCAGGAATCACCAGCGCACAGACTGGCGAGTACAGCACGAACGAGACGGTCAAACTCACCAACGA from Natrinema salaciae encodes:
- a CDS encoding PadR family transcriptional regulator — translated: MYDDSSRGLESPDTTDVSIVSDQRIEADGGTTWGDLTGFQRDTLEAIARLEHDDEISYGLAIKRLLEPQYGEVNHGRLYSNLDTLVERGLVEKSAFDKRTNEYALTDDAHGLLRQRVERLADTFEIEIGATDGGRNE
- a CDS encoding winged helix-turn-helix domain-containing protein — protein: MRKPGSWMQNPTDERILEVLGTGLELGPTTIARNIDRHRTGVNRRLSTLVEYGLVKKVDEGYYEITDAGERYLAGELDADDLESAED
- a CDS encoding Cdc6/Cdc18 family protein — its product is MITNARALRPSHIPSDLYHRDAKIEQLADALRPIADGDMGENVLIFGPSGTGKTTLARFVVRELERETLDFRWGYHNCISGSSKAEVLHGIMRDADLGANLKKLGSPTSAFVDRLRESDKRVVAIVDEVDVLEDDTTLQALYEIPNVTIVAITIGEDDLFAHLDSRVRSRLRSAETITLDRFTHTQLVDILQARIRAGLRPGTISTDAIDYIADVAAGDAREAIGILRSAAKAVSMDSDRSQITTSTVGEIRTAALEEIHLERVEDLGTHKRLLYDIIESAREVSGTQLHETYEQRAHNPKAKSTRRRYLANLEEKYGLIESNGSGRGKVYAVPDF